A part of Diachasmimorpha longicaudata isolate KC_UGA_2023 chromosome 11, iyDiaLong2, whole genome shotgun sequence genomic DNA contains:
- the LOC135167244 gene encoding F-actin-monooxygenase Mical isoform X1, protein MDHGHQGGRKQLAVSPEVAMANEVFDQFCNATTLKSILGHFRHLCDLLNMRSNTFPQFYPKFKSKLRSWKAQALWKKFDQRANHKCYNRGKACPNTRVLIIGGGPCGLRAAIEAQLLGAKVVVIEKRDRMSRNNVLHLWPFVIQDLRGLGAKKFFGKFCAGSIDHISIRQLQCILLKVALILGVEFHEGVSFESLVPPPEAQEEGKIGWRTKTTPSDHPVSQYEFDVLIGADGKRNTLEGFKRKEFRGKLAIAITANFINKRTEAEARVEEISGVAFIFNQKFFKELYQDTGIDLENIVYYKDDTHYFVMTAKKHSLIDKGVILQDHADTAKLLAKENVDRDALMLYAREAADFSTQYQMVDMEFAVNHYGQPDVAMFDFTSMYAAENASRVIERHGHRLLMTLVGDSLLEPFWPTGSGCARGFLSSLDACWAIKSWSAQHSPLEVLAERESIYRLLGQTTPENLNRDYAAYTLDPHTRYPNLNPRSVSTVQVRGLLETDDPESLKQPPVQPSVELPKKRRRRDTQIHPDTLLHWLQKQVVLYDAVQITDMTSSFKDGLAICAIIHRYRPDLIDFYSLKSEEVEKNNQLAFDVLEKELGIAPIMNGEEMAHCDVPDKLPMFSYLTQLYEAFHGEIPHIKHPKLEPEADERPLYDKQLAQLTSEQKVHLIGRLAKHETAGRARHSRSSRHNNENVQAMGDKKTDGSLGRRSRKRRSNEKMGASVEERQKRLEDIANNRIERMKRRQFLRKMATQQFYKSLQMLQANAKREKDDGPFEDYSIYLYRQTAADFKDRVKELEQKILYPDREPKMALQYKGNMDEDFSGRIKNMEDKLRGATPTDKKPRDLLRAIGKIEKTDWNVKEIEKKIEENKMSRGARQDRERVPKWSREQFLARQIKMEKKGKDPNEPESKYTEIDNTLKSMDRKIKDGNVLGHNKVSAMAEQFANKNQDNEPKVQRSNSKAAIVLPTQGGSETCHFCDKRVYLMERLTTEGKFFHRGCFRCEYCSTSLRIGNHTFDREKNGGRFYCTQHFGLPGTMKTRLDKKKVPLLNKENIPDSSGKIKTTPEKSQTLKPPLDGVAGLDLLDRGQTPERIEFENLAEMSDAEEAHSQMDEDEWTDRNFGASAAEMGSSDDISDMSDSDDDNEIYEEAIDQPLTTEGTIELAKNWTLRYSTNPHGSGANSDTGSNEYEDSSDDYTSEDEESGTATEDEDEARARELRKQEVWVKVPPRESDDTETGSETEVASDESSSEECQENSATEISTDSEFEHDGTTPTQHEIPEITINDCFVRKTRGQYVEPKKVQVKSRMISPVNGNVKNEEPNSPINKTNMENLSKTVIRPTTLSPMPLINPRKGDYLLNRTHSTEGIASKLSLELKKKYLLGGSVLGGSVMKSGSTSNVDTKLRNFTDSISQHQKLLNPAPVPSPTMQAFLQGTNKLHSTSNIPLSPISTKPKQLISSVEKPKDPELPPTPLPDLLKETNIMKSKTDPNILRTRILSYSKNPEGKIDEAKIEDEKDKILEKILDDLQSPEVNEENGDCRPRSPLHETSIVVPQVDWSKTAKDKNDDSTDDSEMDSDSLSSSETDVNEEDKKELIRGKLSPPRLQIHSTDGDLLLDEEIERYREPEDAMNFEPDSIECILNVREEEKSEHSDSIKSDPWARPREDDNKTPTVEIEAINNNLKRLDLTETNQQVSNCSSPSSVASSISKHDDSFENDLTTAALTETEFSEWARDGDGLVSADLKDTEFDMSLASKKPKYKFNYEGTARIAKEEDLTDIEQWSENYSKKIERAFNFPCNDTSKLLANGEDIDYMDTDNESLLDSLRDTANIPVTKNRGYVEFVNVSDIPRDELNQKLNDAPIARAEVEPESISDDEKYQYNKYDNVIEINPVTMDDIKDRLTSTKSVDNTPREPVIEAVNREMIQSMDEDSLLVIEQTEDTTTSELTTIKASPVCPLPPMQPEMKVEPSKSDTTDINHPDYLEYVKRLQSRIAEFSNVKDSIDVRKSKRKNSKNALPDRSAEMIAEEIKNQESLNTSYNSPATSRKLEELTRERSKQKNLIQDLLMDKIEAHKQKSAEKKAKRAARTASCNSGIQLFPAKCSTPPAVPGAHFPLATPIRTFAEAKKSLDAPASVETKQFSEIKTLPSIEVRNDPFKTPVAPPRLKHEEARRTAEKAKQEARARARLKSDEDLGLSPEDKIKLLRMKVPRRQLSMEDRPRTAEETTPEAKTRHYSFTFHKTGGKLQPSKSTDNMKAFAKKMTLDLVPASSAKSMDELAHAKRVEVKPDNDNVVMRRDKKKPKDPERRKSIIQAVSDFFKKKEASPSPTSHKDKGSVFRLTSKAKDKAKLYRSYSEGFDLDKLDRKSDTRPKSACEGMLIEHYMLEASPPVPPPPRNYSLSATHISDDSLSDEDSKTAALTSQMQRNTLVDGSCSSISRRVKNSKKLVRQKRLRMAQEIQRKLEETEVKQRDLESRGVIVEKALNGEGECSGREETDLLREFFDLMRERTELRRYEKELLVRAQEVQLEDRHERLEQELRERLADDDKNKTNDDVKKEGEILTEMLEIVAKRDSLIALLEDERQRWRRPSCPTIIAPYSTATQITNTFTPLSILTSPFFALLGILVAFTVFIHLVDHFVSSFK, encoded by the exons ATGGATCATGGTCATCAGGGGGGCAGAAAGCAACTCGCTGTATCGCCGGAAGTTGCTATGGCAAATGAGGTCTTTGATCAATTCTGCAATGCCACAACACTCAAGTCCATACTTGGACACTTTCGACATCTTTGTGATCTACTTAATATGCGCTCCAATACTTTCCCTCagttttatccaaaatttaaaTCGAAATTGAGATCGTGGAAGGCACAGGCATTGTGGAAAAAATTTGATCAACGGGCCAATCACAAGTGTTATAATCGAGGAAAAGCATGCCCGAATACACGA GTGCTAATAATTGGTGGTGGTCCGTGCGGTTTACGTGCAGCCATCGAGGCTCAACTGCTCGGGGCTAAAGTCGTGGTCATCGAGAAGCGTGACAGAATGTCCAGAAACAATGTCCTCCACCTCTGGCCATTTGTCATTCAAGATCTTCGCGGTTTAGGGgcgaaaaaattctttggaaaattctgcGCCGGTTCCATTGATCACATAAGTATTCGTCAGCTTCAGTGCATCCTCTTGAAAGTCGCCCTAATTCTGGGTGTTGAATTTCACGAGGGTGTGAGTTTTGAATCCCTTGTGCCACCCCCAGAGGCACAGGAGGAGGGAAAAATCGGTTGGCGGACAAAAACAACACCATCGGATCATCCAGTATCACAATATGAATTCGACGTGCTAATAGGTGCTGATGGCAAAAGAAATACTCTAGAGGGTTTCAAACGCAAGGAATTTCGTGGTAAATTAGCAATAGCCATAACAgctaattttataaataaacgtACAGAGGCGGAGGCACGAGTGGAGGAGATAAGTGGTGTTGCATTTAtcttcaatcaaaaatttttcaaggaaTTGTACCAAGATACAGGAATTGACCTTGAGAATATAGTGTACTATAAAGATGACACGCATTATTTTGTGATGACAGCTAAAAAGCACAGCCTGATAGACAAGGGCGTTATACTTCAAGATCACGCTGACACAGCTAAATTATTGGCTAAAGAGAATGTAGATCGCGATGCCTTGATGCTTTACGCAAGAGAGGCAGCTGATTTCTCCACTCAGTACCAAATGGTAGACATGGAGTTTGCTGTCAATCATTATGGCCAACCGGACGTTGCGATGTTTGATTTTACATCTATGTATGCTGCTGAGAATGCAAGTAGAGTGATAGAGAGACACGGACACAGACTACTCATGACTCTTGTTGGTGATAGTTTGCTTGAGCCATTTTGGCCAACGGGTTCGGGCTGTGCCAGGGGTTTTCTCAGCTCTCTGGACGCCTGTTGGGCCATTAAAAGCTGGAGTGCCCAGCACTCGCCCCTTGAGGTTCTCGCTGAGCGTGAATCCATCTACAGATTACTGGGACAAACAACCCCAGAGAACTTGAATCGTGATTACGCTGCTTACACTCTCGATCCTCATACCAGGTACCCCAACCTGAATCCCAGATCTGTTTCTACGGTGCAGGTAAGAGGGCTCCTGGAGACTGATGATCCTGAAAGCCTCAAACAGCCACCAGTACAGCCGAGTGTCGAACTGCCGAAAAAACGACGTCGTCGTGATACGCAAATTCATCCTGATACGCTACTCCACTGGCTCCAGAAACAGGTGGTACTTTATGACGCTGTGCAAATAACTGATATGACATCGTCATTCAAAGATGGACTGGCCATATGTGCAATCATTCATCGATATCGACCggatttgattgatttttattcgcTAAAATCCGAGGAAGTTGAGAAGAATAATCAACTGGCTTTTGATGTACTCGAGAAGGAGCTTGGTATTGCACCG ATAATGAACGGTGAAGAAATGGCCCACTGCGATGTACCCGATAAACTACCTATGTTTTCCTACCTCACGCAATTGTACGAGGCCTTCCATGGTGAAATACCTCACATTAAGCATCCGAAATTG GAGCCAGAGGCGGATGAGAGACCGTTGTATGATAAACAATTGGCACAACTCACGAGTGAACAGAAGGTTCACTTGATCGGGCGTTTGGCTAAACACGAGACAGCGGGTAGAGCAAGACACTCGCGATCATCGAGGCACAATAATGAGAATGTCCAGGCCATGGGGGATAAGAAGACTGATGGAAGCCTTGGGAGGAGATCCAGAAAGCGAAggagtaatgaaaaaatgggaGCAAGTGTC GAGGAAAGGCAAAAACGACTCGAGGACATTGCGAACAATCGCATTGAAAGAATGAAGAGAAGacaatttttacgaaaaatgGCGACCCAGCAGTTTTATAAGAGTTTACAGATGCTACAGGCTAATGCTAAACGTGAAAAAGACGATGGCCCATTTGAAGattattcaatatatttatatcGTCAAACAGCCGCTGATTTCAAGGATCGGGTTAAAGAATTAGagcagaaaatactttatccA GATAGGGAGCCAAAAATGGCTCTGCAGTACAAGGGCAACATGGACGAGGATTTCTCGGgaaggataaaaaatatggaggacAAATTACGTGGGGCAACGCCTACGGACAAGAAACCGCGAGATCTTCTACGGGCGATTG gaaaaattgaaaaaaccgaTTGGAACGTGAAGgagattgagaaaaaaattgaagagaataaaatgagTAGAGGAGCTCGGCAGGACCGAGAGCGTGTACCAAAGTGGAGCAGAGAGCAATTTCTAGCGcgtcaaataaaaatggagaagAAAGGAAAGGATCCAAACGAGCCAGAGAGTAAATACACGGAAATCGACAATACCCTGAAGTCTATGGACCGAAAGATCAAAGATGGAAATGTTCTCGGGCACAATAAAGTATCAGCAATGGCTGAACAATTTGCAAATAAGAATCAGGACAATGAACCCAAGGTCCAAAGATCAAATTCAAAAGCAGCAATCGTTCTGCCAACCCAAGGGGGTTCTGAAACATGCCATTTTTGTGATAAGAGGGTATATCTCATGGAAAGACTCACCACTGAGGGGAAATTCTTCCATCGCGGTTGCTTCCGGTGTGAATACTGTTCGACATCGCTTCGTATCGGCAATCACACATTCGATAGGGAGAAAAATGGTGGGCGGTTCTATTGTACTCAACACTTTGGTCTGCCTGGAACAATGAAGACTCGGTTGGATAAGAAAAAAGTGCCACTGCTCAACAAGGAGAACATACCAGACTCATCGGGGAAAATTAAAACAACCCCCGAAAAG AGTCAGACATTAAAGCCGCCATTGGACGGTGTAGCTGGTTTGGATCTACTGGATCGTGGTCAAACACCCGAgagaattgaatttgaaaatctCGCGGAAATGTCGGACGCCGAGGAGGCCCACAGTCAAATGGATGAGGATGAATGGACAGATCGGAATTTCGGTGCGTCAGCAGCAGAAATGGGCTCAAGCGATGATATATCTGACATGAG tgattcagATGATGATAATGAGATCTACGAGGAGGCCATTGATCAGCCACTGACGACCGAGGGCACCATTGAATTGGCTAAAAATTGGACCCTGAGGTATTCAACAAATCCCCATGGATCTGGTGCTAATTCAGACACTGGTAGCAACGAGTATGAGGACTCCAGTGACGATTACACTAGCGAGg ACGAAGAAAGTGGCACGGCAACCGAAGACGAGGATGAGGCGAGGGCCCGCGAGCTGAGAAAACAGGAGGTCTGGGTGAAGGTACCACCGAGGGAGTCCGATGACACTGAGACGGGATCCGAAACAGAG GTCGCCTCGGATGAGTCATCAAGTGAGGAGTGTCAGGAGAATTCGGCGACTGAAATCTCCACAGATTCCGAATTTGAGCATGACGGTACAACGCCAACGCAGCACGAGATACCTGAGATAACAATAAACGACTGTTTCGTGAGAAAAACTCGTGGTCAGTATGTTGAACCAAAGAAAGTGCAAGTGAAGAGCCGAATGATATCGCCAGTCAATGGAAACGTCAAGAACGAGGAGCCTAACAGTcccataaataaaacaaacatGGAAAACCTGAGTAAAACTGTTATTCGGCCAACAACCCTGAGTCCAATGCCTCTGATAAATCCGAGAAAAGGGGACTACTTGTTGAATCGAACTCATTCCACTGAGGGTATTGCCTCCAAGCTCTCCCTGGAGCTCAAGAAGAAGTATTTGCTGGGTGGCTCAGTCCTTGGAGGGAGCGTCATGAAGTCAGGATCGACATCAAACGTCGATacaaaattacgaaacttcACAGACTCAATATCTCAACATCAGAAGCTCTTAAATCCTGCACCAGTTCCTAGTCCCACGATGCAAGCCTTTCTCCAGGGGACAAATAAATTGCACTCGACCTCCAACATTCCCCTCTCCCCCATCTCCACAAAACCAAAGCAATTAATTTCGTCCGTAGAGAAACCAAAAGACCCCGAACTACCGCCGACTCCGCTCCCTGATTTACTCAAGGAGACAAACATCATGAAGTCTAAGACAGATCCCAACATCCTTCGAACTCGAATCCTATCCTACTCCAAAAATCCTGAAGGCAAAATAGATGAAGCTAAAATAGAAGATGAAAAAGATAAGATTCTGGAGAAAATTCTCGACGATCTACAATCACCAGAAGTAAACGAGGAGAACGGAGATTGTCGTCCGAGAAGTCCCCTACATGAAACGTCTATTGTCGTCCCCCAAGTGGATTGGTCCAAAACAGCTAAAGATAAAAATGATGACAGCACTGATGACTCTGAAATGGATTCAGATTCATTATCTTCAAGTGAAACTGACGTTAACGAAGAGGACAAAAAAGAACTTATTCGAGGCAAACTGTCACCTCCGAGGCTGCAAATACACAGCACAGATGGAGACCTCCTCCTGGATGAGGAGATAGAGAGGTACAGAGAGCCCGAGGATGCAATGAACTTTGAGCCGGACTCAATCGAGTGCATCCTAAATGTCCGAGAAGAAGAGAAATCAGAACACAGTGACTCAATCAAGTCAGACCCCTGGGCAAGACCTCGAGAGGATGATAATAAAACTCCCACTGTTGAAATTGAGGCAATTAACAACAATTTAAAACGGTTAGACCTCACAGAGACGAATCAACAGGTCAGCAACTGCAGCAGTCCCAGTTCAGTTGCCTCGAGTATCTCGAAGCACGACGATTCCTTCGAAAATGATCTGACAACAGCGGCCTTAACCGAAACTGAATTTTCAGAGTGGGCTAGGGACGGTGATGGCCTTGTTTCAGCTGATCTGAAGGACACAGAATTCGACATGAGTTTAGCATCGAAAAAGCCgaaatataaattcaattatgaAGGAACTGCGAGGATCGCTAAAGAGGAGGATCTCACTGACATCGAGCAGTGGTCGGAGAATTATTCTAAAAAGATCGAGAGAGCCTTCAACTTTCCCTGCAATGATACGTCGAAGCTCCTCGCTAACGGCGAAGACATCGATTACATGGATACCGATAATGAGTCGTTGTTAGATAGTCTCAGAGATACAGCAAACATTCCAGTGACGAAAAATCGTGGATACGTGGAATTCGTTAACGTCTCAGACATCCCGAGAGACGAACTAAATCAAAAACTGAATGATGCACCGATCGCCAGGGCTGAGGTTGAACCAGAATCAATATCAGATGACGAAAAATACCAGTACAATAAATACGATAACGTTATTGAGATCAATCCAGTGACGATGGATGACATCAAAGACAGACTGACGAGTACGAAATCAGTGGATAACACCCCGAGGGAGCCTGTCATCGAGGCTGTAAATCGAGAAATGATTCAGTCAATGGATGAAGACAGTCTCCTTGTGATTGAGCAAACAGAGGACACCACGACGAGTGAACTGACGACAATAAAAGCTAGTCCAGTCTGTCCCCTACCACCAATGCAACCTGAAATGAAAGTAGAACCGTCCAAGTCTGATACAACAGATATAAATCATCCAGATTATCTGGAATACGTCAAACGTCTGCAGTCACGAATCGCTGAGTTCTCAAATGTGAAAGACTCCATCGACGTCAGAAAATCTAAACGTAAGAACTCCAAGAACGCACTGCCAGATCGTTCAgctgagatgattgccgaggaAATAAAGAATCAAGAGTCATTAAATACAAGTTATAACTCGCCAGCTACCTCCAGAAAACTCGAAGAGTTAACTCGTGAACGATCGAAGCAGAAGAATCTCATTCAGGATCTTCTGATGGATAAAATCGAGGCGCATAAGCAGAAATCAGCTGAGAAGAAGGCGAAAAGAGCAGCGAGAACAGCTTCCTGCAATTCAGGTATTCAACTATTCCCAGCAAAATGCAGTACTCCTCCTGCAGTGCCTGGTGCACATTTTCCACTTGCCACGCCAATTCGCACATTTGCCGAAGCTAAAAAGTCCCTCGATGCACCAGCCTCAGTAGAGACTAAACAATTTAGTGAGATTAAAACACTGCCAAGTATTGAGGTGAGAAATGATCCTTTCAAGACACCAGTAGCACCACCGAGACTGAAGCACGAGGAGGCAAGGAGAACTGCTGAAAAAGCTAAACAGGAGGCGAGGGCGAGGGCGAGATTGAAGAGTGACGAGGATTTGGGTCTCAGTCCTGAGGATAAGATTAAACTTTTGAGAATGAAAGTCCCGAGGAGGCAGTTGTCCATGGAGGATCGTCCAAGGACTGCGGAGGAGACAACGCCAGAAGCCAAAACACGTCACTATAGTTTTACGTTTCATAAAACTGGGGGAAAACTTCAGCCTAGCAAGAGCACGGATAATATGAAGGCTTTTGCGAAGAAAATGACACTCGATTTGGTGCCTGCATCTAGTGCTAAGTCCATGGATGAACTTGCTCATGCTAAGAGGGTGGAGGTCAAGCCTGACAATGATAATGTCGTGATGAGGCGGGATAAGAAGAAGCCCAAGGATCCTGAGAGGAGGAAGAGCATCATTCAGGCTGTCTCggatttcttcaaaaaaaaggaAGCCAGTCCTTCACCCACTAGCCACAAGGACAAGGGTTCTGTGTTCAGGCTGACTTCCAAGGCAAAAGATAAAGCTAAG TTGTATAGGTCTTACTCGGAAGGGTTCGAT CTCGATAAACTCGATCGAAAATCCGACACAAGACCGAAAAGTGCCTGCGAAGGAATGCTGATCGAGCATTACATGCTCGAGGCGTCACCTCCTGTACCGCCTCCACCACGCAACTACTCCTTGTCCGCAACTCACATTTCGGACGACAGTTTATCAGACGAGGATTCAAAAACTGCAGCTTTGACGTCTCAGATGCAGAGGAACACCCTGGTAGATGGATCCTGCAGCAGTATTTCCCGTAGAGTAAagaattcaaagaaattaGTAAGACAGAAGAGATTGAGAATGGCACAAGAGATTCAGAGAAAGCTGGAGGAGACTGAGGTGAAGCAGAGAGATCTGGAGAGTCGAGGAGTCATCGTTGAGAAAGCATTGAACGGGGAAGgag AATGTTCCGGTCGAGAGGAGACCGATCTCCTCCGTGAATTCTTCGACCTAATGAGAGAGCGCACAGAATTACGAAGATACGAGAAAGAACTGTTGGTTCGTGCCCAAGAGGTGCAGCTGGAAGATCGTCACGAAAGATTGGAGCAAGAATTACGAGAGAGATTGGCTGATGATG ATAAGAATAAAACTAATGACGACGTGAagaaagagggagaaataTTGACCGAAATGTTGGAAATTGTGGCAAAACGTGACTCCCTTATAGCCCTGCTGGAGGACGAACGACAAAGGTGGCGTAGACCCTCGTGCCCAACAATCATTGCACCTTATAGCACAGCAACACAAATCACTAACACCTTTACACCGTTATCCATTCTTACTTCACCATTTTTCGCTTTGCTCGGTATTTTAGTTGCATTCACTGTGTTCATTCATCTCGTAGATCATTTCGTTTCCTCTTTCAAGTGA